Proteins encoded within one genomic window of SAR324 cluster bacterium:
- the cobA gene encoding uroporphyrinogen-III C-methyltransferase, protein MMLGKVIFVGAGPGNPELLTLEAYRVLREADVVLYDALVGPEVLDLIPSRTQKIYVGKRATNHSQKQKEINELLLDMVRQNECVVRLKGGDTLIYARLADELAVLQQARIPYQILAGVTTLSGTAAALGVPLTSRDCGSELLITTVSTYSDLETCRAVTTFLNHGSGVAIYMPTFRGQHVLPNLIEVGADPELPLLLVVQATLPTQRQQSTNLGQADYEQLCAFSAGDPTIFLLGWSFASCISTAMLSKMLESVHVH, encoded by the coding sequence ATGATGTTGGGGAAAGTGATTTTCGTGGGAGCTGGACCGGGGAATCCGGAGCTACTGACGCTGGAAGCCTATCGAGTACTGCGAGAAGCCGATGTCGTGCTTTACGATGCGCTCGTAGGTCCAGAAGTCCTCGATCTAATTCCTAGTCGCACCCAGAAGATCTATGTCGGGAAACGCGCCACGAACCATTCCCAAAAACAGAAGGAAATCAACGAATTGCTGCTGGACATGGTCAGACAAAATGAGTGTGTTGTTCGGCTCAAGGGTGGTGATACTCTGATCTATGCTCGCCTAGCCGATGAACTCGCAGTATTACAGCAAGCCAGGATTCCCTACCAGATACTGGCTGGCGTCACTACCCTGTCTGGAACAGCTGCAGCATTGGGAGTGCCCCTGACCTCAAGGGATTGTGGTTCGGAACTACTGATCACAACGGTCTCCACTTACAGCGATCTGGAGACCTGCCGGGCCGTCACGACCTTTCTGAACCATGGTTCAGGTGTCGCAATCTATATGCCCACCTTCCGTGGACAGCATGTGTTGCCCAATCTAATAGAAGTTGGGGCTGATCCAGAGTTACCCTTGCTGCTTGTTGTCCAGGCTACACTGCCCACGCAACGTCAACAAAGTACCAACCTGGGGCAGGCCGATTACGAACAGCTTTGTGCCTTCAGCGCAGGAGATCCAACGATTTTTCTGCTGGGCTGGTCCTTCGCCAGTTGCATCTCAACAGCAATGCTAAGCAAGATGTTGGAAAGCGTCCATGTCCACTGA
- a CDS encoding cob(I)yrinic acid a,c-diamide adenosyltransferase, translated as MTEEIADSAEFEFEEPLRTKQRVGAFQIYTGEGKGKSTASLGLMLRALGAGLKVYYLRMLKPRWKTGELKICPDLHPNLTFRNVPHYWALCVSRKVPQDVKRMKAELIPEVAALKDIVCSGNYDLVIADEINYCLHRELLSLEQVLDLVDSRPPQVELVFTGRHAPAELIERADVVTEMRKIKHHFDQGVRARLGIEF; from the coding sequence ATGACTGAGGAAATAGCCGATTCAGCAGAGTTCGAGTTTGAAGAACCGCTCAGGACTAAGCAGCGTGTGGGAGCCTTTCAGATCTACACCGGGGAGGGCAAGGGCAAGAGTACAGCCTCGCTTGGCTTGATGCTCAGAGCACTAGGAGCCGGACTGAAGGTCTATTACCTGCGGATGCTCAAGCCTCGCTGGAAAACGGGAGAGCTGAAAATTTGCCCAGATCTGCATCCGAATCTGACGTTCCGAAACGTTCCGCATTACTGGGCCCTGTGTGTCAGTCGCAAGGTGCCACAGGATGTCAAACGAATGAAGGCAGAATTGATCCCAGAAGTAGCTGCTTTGAAGGACATTGTCTGTTCTGGAAATTACGACTTGGTGATCGCTGATGAAATCAACTACTGCTTGCATCGAGAGTTGCTCTCACTAGAACAAGTGCTGGACTTGGTGGACAGCCGACCACCTCAGGTCGAACTTGTTTTCACAGGACGCCATGCTCCTGCAGAATTGATCGAACGGGCCGATGTGGTGACCGAAATGCGGAAAATCAAGCACCACTTCGACCAGGGAGTACGGGCTCGACTGGGCATTGAATTCTGA
- the cobJ gene encoding precorrin-3B C(17)-methyltransferase, with product MSTEGALFLVSVGPGFIDLVPERAKKALTQSEVIVGYDLYLRWVLPWIQNKQIETFPLTQERRRAERALELARQRKRVSLVSSGDIGIYGMATLALELLKEEDTFPVEVVPGISAANACAALLGAPLAHDFATLSLSDLLCPWEWIETRAQHLAQADLVIVLYNVQSRSRSQGVYRILEILKTFKSTETWCGIVRNAYREEQSVECCKLGELSHRQFDMLTSLVIGNRFTQPKREFLFTPRGYIGWAEPSLSAQQAELPRKAVWVFSGTSDGNEIVRSLHQQGIPVIVSVATEQGVQTWREQKIPVVWGSLGRERRHQVLHQHQASLLVDATHPYASRMTLQLQQLSVDLEIPCLRYERPSTLVGDELCGDSIEKVSALALKSGKRILLATGSYQVLEFLSQDRHRQAEWFVRCAPTSESLRELEQAGVPLSRICAQQGPFSVEENHRILERWKIEILVTKDSGKAGGYLEKYQAAKSLGIPLIVLQRPRIHVAQSYSDISALIKRTQQVMNNDD from the coding sequence ATGTCCACTGAAGGAGCGCTTTTTCTTGTTTCGGTTGGACCTGGATTCATTGATCTTGTGCCGGAGCGTGCGAAAAAAGCCCTGACCCAGAGTGAAGTTATTGTCGGGTACGATCTTTATCTACGCTGGGTCTTGCCATGGATTCAGAATAAGCAGATTGAAACTTTTCCTCTGACCCAGGAACGAAGGCGTGCTGAGCGAGCCTTGGAACTAGCTCGTCAGAGGAAACGGGTGAGCCTGGTTTCCAGTGGTGATATTGGCATTTACGGCATGGCAACGCTAGCGCTTGAACTGCTGAAGGAAGAAGACACCTTCCCTGTCGAAGTGGTTCCTGGAATCTCGGCAGCCAATGCCTGCGCAGCCTTGCTGGGAGCCCCACTGGCTCATGACTTTGCCACTTTATCCCTGTCAGATCTGCTCTGTCCGTGGGAATGGATCGAAACCAGGGCACAGCACCTGGCCCAAGCCGATCTGGTGATCGTACTTTATAACGTCCAGAGTCGTTCCCGTTCACAGGGAGTCTATCGAATCCTGGAGATCCTAAAAACCTTCAAGAGTACCGAGACCTGGTGTGGGATCGTTCGCAACGCTTACCGCGAAGAACAGTCGGTGGAATGCTGCAAACTTGGAGAGTTGAGTCATCGGCAATTTGATATGCTTACATCGCTGGTGATTGGAAACCGCTTCACACAACCAAAACGGGAGTTTCTCTTCACCCCTAGAGGGTATATAGGCTGGGCTGAGCCATCCCTCTCCGCTCAACAGGCAGAGCTTCCAAGAAAAGCGGTCTGGGTTTTTTCTGGGACCAGCGATGGCAATGAAATTGTCCGCAGCCTACACCAGCAGGGAATTCCAGTTATTGTTTCCGTGGCTACTGAGCAAGGAGTACAGACCTGGCGAGAACAAAAGATCCCTGTGGTTTGGGGATCACTTGGACGTGAACGACGGCACCAAGTTCTGCACCAACACCAGGCAAGCTTGCTGGTAGATGCAACCCATCCCTATGCATCTCGGATGACCCTGCAATTGCAGCAATTGTCCGTGGATCTAGAAATCCCCTGTTTGCGTTATGAACGCCCCTCAACACTGGTCGGGGATGAGTTGTGTGGAGATTCCATTGAGAAAGTCTCTGCCCTCGCACTGAAGAGCGGTAAGCGCATCTTGCTGGCAACGGGGAGTTACCAGGTGCTGGAGTTTCTGAGCCAGGATCGCCATCGGCAAGCTGAGTGGTTTGTGCGCTGTGCCCCCACCAGCGAATCCCTGCGAGAATTGGAACAGGCCGGTGTGCCTCTTTCGAGAATCTGTGCGCAACAAGGTCCTTTCAGCGTAGAAGAAAATCACAGGATCCTGGAACGTTGGAAGATTGAGATCTTGGTCACCAAGGATTCTGGAAAAGCTGGGGGATACCTTGAGAAATACCAGGCAGCCAAATCGTTGGGGATTCCATTAATTGTGCTGCAACGCCCTCGCATCCACGTGGCTCAGTCCTATTCTGATATCTCTGCCCTAATAAAGCGAACCCAACAAGTGATGAACAACGATGACTGA